The Leucobacter viscericola genome includes a window with the following:
- a CDS encoding uracil-DNA glycosylase, producing MAMTLGEMAENGIIAADWAEALAPMGDQLAALGQFLNSERASGQQILPAGDRILAAFQRPLADVRVLIVGQDPYPTPGHAIGLSFATSPDVRPIPRSLQNIYRELNDDLGIPPAPHGDLTAWADHGVMLLNRVLTVRAGNAGSHRGKGWEAFTELAIRSLVARGGPLVAILWGNDARSLAPMLRDPATGNEIPRIESPHPSPLSASRGFFGSRPFSRANSALEAQGASPVDWRV from the coding sequence GTGGCAATGACACTCGGCGAGATGGCCGAGAACGGAATCATCGCTGCCGACTGGGCAGAGGCACTCGCTCCCATGGGAGATCAGCTCGCGGCACTCGGCCAGTTTCTGAATAGTGAGCGCGCTTCGGGCCAGCAGATTTTGCCGGCGGGGGATCGGATCCTCGCCGCGTTTCAGCGGCCGCTCGCCGATGTGCGTGTGTTGATAGTGGGGCAGGATCCTTACCCCACCCCCGGGCACGCAATCGGACTTTCGTTTGCAACCTCGCCAGACGTGCGCCCGATCCCGCGCAGCCTGCAGAACATCTATCGCGAGCTGAACGACGACCTCGGCATTCCGCCTGCCCCGCACGGCGACCTCACCGCCTGGGCCGACCACGGTGTGATGCTGCTCAACAGGGTGTTGACCGTGCGTGCGGGTAATGCGGGATCGCACCGCGGTAAAGGGTGGGAAGCCTTCACCGAGTTAGCTATTCGCTCGCTCGTGGCCCGTGGGGGCCCGCTCGTTGCGATTCTGTGGGGCAACGACGCGCGATCCCTCGCGCCGATGCTGCGAGACCCTGCGACCGGCAACGAGATTCCACGCATTGAAAGCCCGCACCCCTCGCCACTTTCGGCATCGCGCGGCTTTTTCGGATCGCGTCCCTTCAGTCGCGCAAACTCGGCGCTTGAAGCACAGGGAGCCTCGCCGGTCGACTGGCGCGTGTAG
- a CDS encoding Lrp/AsnC family transcriptional regulator, translated as METLQLSDIDRRIVAALAQFGRIPYKELAAEVGIPTSTCHGRVRALEERGVIRGYRADISPEAIGQSVSALIMLRVHSHQRDRVPTLTSQLQHIPGVQQVFLIGGDKDLVVHVACESVPALRTLIAEHFGSNSALAQTQTQIVFEHLPGLTPLSDAV; from the coding sequence TTGGAAACACTTCAGCTGTCAGACATCGACCGCCGCATCGTCGCCGCGCTCGCGCAGTTCGGGCGCATTCCCTACAAAGAACTCGCCGCAGAGGTTGGTATTCCAACCTCCACCTGCCACGGCCGCGTGCGCGCGCTCGAGGAGCGCGGTGTGATCCGCGGGTACCGCGCTGACATTTCACCCGAGGCAATCGGGCAGAGTGTGAGCGCGCTCATCATGCTTCGTGTGCACAGCCACCAGCGGGATCGGGTGCCGACGCTCACCTCGCAGTTGCAGCACATTCCCGGCGTGCAGCAGGTGTTTCTCATCGGTGGCGACAAAGACCTGGTGGTGCACGTCGCGTGCGAGAGCGTGCCTGCGCTACGCACTCTTATTGCCGAACACTTCGGATCCAACTCAGCGCTCGCACAAACCCAGACCCAGATCGTGTTCGAGCACCTGCCCGGCCTGACGCCGCTCTCGGACGCGGTCTGA